One window of the Armatimonadota bacterium genome contains the following:
- a CDS encoding thioredoxin domain-containing protein: MKQALLNRINLILCFAGLFITGMLSLEHLIKIKLPCGVSSGCEQVAQLPISQVGPIPIALLGVGLYLVLGAMAFLRGRQPEQAAASLKIGYALSALATLMSIGLQIYTASVHLFCPWCFAHAVTITVIFLLYGVQWQQWSNAARKGARAPEADSEPVAAAAPRSKTDVVVVGALGIALVGALWFSASNLGKGDTVVIEPSKLGEDPVKFLVPEYAHISGPKEAPITLIEFGDLCCDMCQEMYPVIEQFIEKHKPNIRYVFRHFPLHERHPYAATAAILAEFAGKNNKFWQYIDQVYSVAPKEVKSIDFYLNVLKNLGLDTDDAMLDVKNQESEPWNRMYKDLKAANQMGLTVTPSFIVMMEGQPPAVLTGQDLFTKLEAEPYGRVLKGNGAK, encoded by the coding sequence GTGAAGCAGGCCCTTCTCAATCGCATCAATCTCATCCTGTGCTTTGCCGGATTGTTCATCACCGGCATGCTCAGCCTTGAGCACCTCATCAAGATCAAGCTCCCGTGCGGTGTTTCGAGCGGTTGCGAACAGGTCGCCCAACTGCCCATTTCCCAAGTCGGCCCCATCCCCATAGCCCTCTTGGGAGTAGGCCTCTACCTGGTGCTCGGCGCCATGGCTTTCCTTCGCGGGCGGCAGCCGGAGCAAGCCGCAGCCTCGCTCAAGATCGGCTATGCGCTTTCTGCGTTGGCCACCTTGATGAGCATCGGGCTTCAGATCTACACGGCCTCGGTCCACCTATTCTGCCCCTGGTGCTTCGCCCACGCAGTGACGATCACCGTCATCTTCCTGCTCTACGGGGTTCAGTGGCAGCAGTGGTCCAACGCCGCGCGAAAGGGCGCGCGCGCGCCGGAGGCGGATTCAGAGCCTGTGGCCGCCGCAGCGCCCCGCTCCAAGACCGACGTCGTGGTCGTAGGAGCGCTTGGCATCGCTCTCGTCGGCGCCCTATGGTTCAGCGCCTCGAACCTTGGCAAGGGCGACACGGTCGTCATCGAACCTTCCAAGCTCGGCGAAGACCCCGTGAAATTCCTCGTGCCCGAATACGCCCACATCAGCGGGCCGAAAGAGGCGCCGATCACGCTTATCGAGTTCGGCGATCTTTGCTGCGATATGTGCCAAGAGATGTACCCGGTCATTGAACAGTTCATCGAGAAGCACAAGCCCAATATTCGCTACGTTTTCCGGCATTTTCCGCTTCACGAACGTCACCCTTACGCGGCAACGGCGGCGATCCTCGCCGAGTTTGCCGGCAAGAACAACAAGTTCTGGCAATACATCGACCAGGTCTATTCAGTGGCCCCGAAAGAGGTCAAAAGCATTGACTTTTACTTGAACGTCTTGAAGAACCTGGGTCTGGACACGGACGACGCCATGTTGGACGTCAAGAACCAGGAGAGCGAGCCCTGGAACCGCATGTACAAGGACCTCAAGGCGGCCAACCAAATGGGTCTCACCGTGACCCCCAGTTTCATCGTGATGATGGAGGGGCAGCCGCCGGCCGTCCTGACGGGCCAGGACTTGTTCACCAAGCTGGAGGCCGAGCCCTATGGCAGGGTCCTCAAGGGCAATGGCGCCAAGTAG
- the mnmA gene encoding tRNA 2-thiouridine(34) synthase MnmA → MAPSRSKGPVLVAMSGGVDSSVAAALLVGRGYEVIGVTLQIWQESQTDPRHSGCCSLGAVEDARRVARKLGIAHYVLNFRDAFRTSVIDNFISEYLAGRTPNPCVQCNKEVKFEVLLDKMREFGCRKLVTGHYVRTRTNRETGHVRLMRARAKDKDQSYVLYMLGQDQLNATLFPMGEVPSKAHARGLAKELGLHLADKPDSQEICFVSEAGGYREFLRRVRPEDFEEGEIVDTGGEVLGKHGGVADFTVGQRRGVRMPSPDGRPLYVLKLDPAHNRVVVGHDRDLLRREVCFENPTWHGVLTGDEPVEVLAKIRYNMDPQPAVLYPGAIGRLVFKRPVRAVTPGQFAVAYKGQTVVGGGAIVP, encoded by the coding sequence ATGGCGCCAAGTAGAAGCAAGGGCCCCGTTTTGGTCGCGATGTCCGGCGGCGTGGACAGCAGCGTCGCTGCAGCCCTCCTCGTCGGTCGCGGCTATGAGGTCATTGGCGTCACCCTCCAGATTTGGCAGGAGAGCCAGACCGACCCGCGGCACTCCGGATGTTGCTCCCTCGGAGCCGTTGAGGATGCACGCCGAGTAGCCCGAAAGCTGGGCATCGCCCACTACGTGCTGAACTTCCGAGACGCCTTCCGCACATCCGTTATTGATAATTTCATCTCGGAATACCTGGCCGGACGAACCCCGAACCCGTGTGTGCAATGCAACAAGGAAGTGAAGTTTGAAGTGCTGCTCGACAAGATGCGCGAGTTCGGGTGCCGGAAGCTCGTGACCGGCCACTATGTGAGGACCCGCACGAACCGCGAAACCGGACATGTGCGGCTGATGAGAGCGAGGGCCAAAGACAAGGACCAAAGCTACGTTCTCTATATGCTTGGCCAAGATCAGTTGAACGCAACCCTGTTCCCGATGGGTGAAGTCCCCAGCAAGGCCCACGCACGTGGCCTCGCGAAAGAGCTGGGCCTGCACCTCGCCGATAAGCCCGACTCCCAGGAGATCTGCTTCGTCAGCGAAGCAGGGGGCTATCGCGAGTTCCTGCGCCGCGTGCGCCCGGAGGATTTCGAGGAAGGTGAGATCGTCGATACCGGCGGCGAAGTCCTGGGAAAGCACGGCGGCGTTGCCGACTTCACTGTGGGCCAGCGCCGGGGGGTGCGAATGCCCTCACCCGACGGTAGGCCGCTCTACGTGCTCAAGCTTGATCCAGCCCACAACCGGGTCGTCGTTGGGCATGACCGCGACCTGCTCAGGCGCGAGGTGTGCTTCGAGAACCCGACCTGGCACGGGGTCCTCACGGGTGATGAACCTGTGGAGGTCCTGGCCAAAATCCGCTATAACATGGACCCACAGCCGGCGGTTCTCTATCCCGGCGCCATCGGCC